The genomic segment GCGGGTATCGAGGCATCGTTCACGTTCAGATTGAAAGAAATGAGGAACTGGTGTTCGGCGCGTACGACAACTTCGACAGAGACGCCGTGGTTGTGGACGGAATACCTTCGGTCGATTTGTTGGACCAACTCGTGAGTGATCGAACGCTCAGAAGCTATGCCGCGAAATCGACGCTGCCATCATGAGCGGTGAGTCGGCGATGTAAGAGTTTTGCGGTCGGATCTGACCGTCAAACTGCAACCGCGGATCCTTCGCTGCGCTCAGGATGACAGTGCCTGGGTTGGGGTATGAGCGGAGTGCGGGCTGCCTAAAGGCAGCCCCTGATACAAAGCACCTCTCATCACGGCTTTTTAGCAAGCTGTTGAATCGCGCCCTTTTACATGCATCGTGGGCCGGTCGCCCATGGCTTACAGACTGCCTTTACGCGGTTTCGAAGTGCTTCTCGATTTCTTCTAGGGTCTTGCCTTTGGTCTCGGGCAGGAAGAGCAGGACGGTCAGGAAGTAGACCACCGTGCATCCCACGAAGACAAAGAACATGCTGGAGTAGCCGTGCTTGCCGACCACGGGCAGGAAGACGGCGGCGAGCGTGGTGGAGACTAGCTGGTTGAGGACCAGTGCGATGCTCATGCCGTTGGAGCGGATGCGGGTGGGCATGAGCTCGCTGAGGGCGAGCCAGACGCAGACGCCGGGGCCGGTAGCGTAGAACGCAACGAACAGGTAGAGACAGATGGCCATGAGCCATCCGTTGGCGGCGCTGGGTATGGGCTGCACGAAGGCGTGGTCGATGTGGAGCGGTGCGGTGCGGGCGGCGTCGAGGTCGGCGAAGGGGTTCTGGAAGAATGCCTGAACCTTGCCGCCGGGCAGGGCTGCGCCGCGGTTGACGTCGACGGCAGAAGCGGAGTCGCCCAGGGTGACGGGGATGGTGCTGCCGGTGAAGTCGCCATAGGAGTAGACGATCCAGAGGGATTGTGCGCCGGTGGGCGTGACGCTGAGGCTGCGCGTGGCCTGTTCGTCCATGTGGAAGGTCAGCTTTTGATCGGAAGTGACGAGCGGCTGCACGGCGGCGGCGACATCGACGCGGTTCTTCTCGCTGCGCATGAACAGGAGCGCGGCGACGGAGAGGGAGACGATGATGCCGGAGGTTCCGAGGAGGAAGAGGAACTTGCGGCCCTTCTTGTCGACGAGGGTCATGCCGACGGTGGTGAACAGAAAGTTCATCATGGTGAACAGGACGTAGCCCCAGTGCGCCTGTACGTCCGAGAGTCCGCTGGAGATGAGGATGTTGGTATTGAATCCGACGATGGAGTTGATGCCGGTGGCGGTGTTGCAGGAAAGGATGACGCAGGCCAGCAGGAAGGGCAGGATGAAGCGGCGCTGAAAGAGCGGCTCGCGGCGGCCATGGCTGGTGGTTTTGGAGGCAGCTTCAGAGGCGATGTCGCCCATTTCGCGAAGTTCGAGAGCGGCCTGGTCAGCGGTGCGGGAGCGCAGCAGGGCGGCGTGCGCCTGGTCCTGCTTGCCGCGGCGGAATAGCCAGCGCGGCGACTCGGAGATGAAGAAGCTGGTAATGACGAAAAGGATCCCGGGCGGCATGGACATCCAGAAGATGCTGCGCCAGGCGTGGTCCTTGACCTGAAAGATCGCGTCGGCTGAGCCGATGCGGGCAACGGAGTCGACATGGTAGCTGACCAGCACGCCGATGATGGCGGCGGCGAAGATGCCGAGGGTGAGCATCCATTGGAAGACGGCGGTGCCGCGGCCACGCTTGTCGGCTGAGAGGCACTCAGCCAGGTAGAGCGGAATGACGACGCCGACGAGTCCGCCGCTCATGCCCTGGAGGAGTCGGCCGAAGAAGAGGGCGCTGTAACTCTGCGAGAGCGCGATGACGGGGATGCTGACGGTGAAGGCGACGCCGCTGACGATCATGAGGGGCTTGCGGCCCATCCAGTCCGCGAGGATGCCGGCGAAGAGCGTAGAGAAGACGCTGCCGAGCAGGACGGCGGCGACGATGATGGAGAGCTCGCCTGGGCTGAGGTGCGATGTGGCTTCGAGATAGGGGACTGCACCGCCGACGATGCCTACGTCGATTCCGTAGAGGAGGCCGCCGAGGCCGGCTACGAGGAGTAGAAAACGGTTGTAACGTGCCAGCTTCTTATCGTCGGAAAGGGATGTCACCTGAGCTCCAGACTGCATGAGTGCTCTCGCAAAAGGAATGGTGAAAGATTACAACACGGAGGCAGGGAACAGGGATCAGGGAACAGGGAACAGAAAGCCCTGGGGCGAAGCGGCTCTTCGCCCCAGGGCTTTGCGTGTGAAGCCGTGCGCACTAAATCCGAGTGGACACGGCGGCGTGGTTGCGGGCTTCAGAGGTTTGTTCACGCCAGAAGTGGGCGGCGCCTACGAGGGGGGCCTGGTCCCAGAGGGCTGACTGGACGATGTGGAAGCCGAGGCCATCGATTTGTGCTTCCGCGGTGGGCAGGAAGAGTGAGGCGGAACGTGCGATGCCGCCGCCGATGACGACCATTTGCGGATGGAAGGGCGCGATTACGTCGCGCAACACCTGGCCGAGATGCAGGCCGAAGTTGTCGAAGACTTCGCGTGCTTCGGGATCGGTGGCAGCGGCTGCGGCGATGGCGGAGACTTCGAGGTCGCTGCCCGTGCGGGCGAGGTATTCGCCTTTGACCGCGCGGGTGGAGATGAGGTCTTCAACGGTGCCGTCGTTGTAAGGATAGTCCCAGATTTCGCCGCCCGGCGGCACGCCCGGACCCCCGGTGACCTGAGCGCCGTCGATTGCGAAGGCGCAGCCGATGCCTGTGCCAAGAGTGAGGCCGACGGCCCGCTTTGCGCCTTTGACGGCGCCTGCGCCGACTTCGCCGAGAAGGTACGCGCCGGCGTCATTAAGGAAGCGGAACTGATCGCGATTCCAACCGAAGCGCTGGGCGAGTGCGCCGCGGAGATCGCGGCGGTAGAGCGCGGTGAGCTTATGCTCCATGAGGCTCATGCCGGCTTCCGTGTCGAACGGGAAGGGTACCGCGAGGGATGCGCCGGCGATGGAGTGCTCTCCGGCTGCGGCTTGCGAGCCGAGATTGTGCAGGAGGTCAGCGAAGGCTTCGAAGGTATCGATGCCTGCGAGTGGAGCGCCTGCGACGCGCACGACTTTTAGATCAGCGAGGCTGCACAGCCCCGCACTCACGTGGCTGCCACCCACGTCGTAGGTCAGAACAAAAGTGCTGAATGATGCACTCACGCCAGAGCCGCCTTCCCTGCATAGCTAAAGTGGTCTTTCTTGGGGCCCGCCGCAGCTCTCAATCGAGGTTGGAGCGCGGTCAATGTTGGATTGATGATAACGGTATCATGGCGGCGGCACGGCAGGATAGGATGTTACGCGAATAGAGAGGACGTTTATGCTCGCTTGGCTTTCGCGCGCGCGATTGGATCTTTGCGGTTTTGGCTCTGCGGTTTTGCTGGCGCTCTCATTTACAGGGGGCAGATCTCTGCCAGCGCAGGCGCCGCCTGTGCCGCAGGAGGTGTATGGGCCGTGGAGCGCGGTGATTCTGCCGGATGGTCCGGGGCTGATGGAGCCAGCGCCGGGCGAGTGGGGCGGGCCGTCGAAGGTGTCGAAGGTGCCGAGCCAGGTGCTGACGGGCGATGCGAAGTGGTCGCTGGCGTTCTGGTTCTACGCCACTGACCCGGCGAATTCGAATGGGTTGACGCTGCTGGCGGGTATCGGCGATCCCGGAGCGAAGGACGCGCGGTACGTTGCATTCGTGGATGGGCGGATGAGTTTGTGGCTTGGCCGCGGACAGGATCGCTTTGTCACGGCTGGCGGAGGCGTAAGCGAAGGGTGGCATTTCGCAGTGGCGACGGGAGACGGCAACGCGGTTGCGCTGTACGAGGATGGGAAGGCGGTTGCGTCGTCGGGGTACTCGCAGGGCAACGTTGCGGCGCAACTATGGATGGGGCCGGCGGGAGGCGAGCATCACTTCGGCGGGAAGATTGCGTATTTGCGGATCTACGACCAGGTTCTGACGCCGGAGCAGGTCAAGCACATGGCTGCCGAGAAGCCGAACTTCGACACGCCGGAGTATACGGAGGCTTCAGCGCACTGGCCGGTGCAGGTGCGGGCGATGGCGGGACAGACGGAGCCGCAGGATCCGATGACGCTGCCGCGGAGTAAGGTGGCGCCGCAGAAGCCGGTGGCGAAAGCACTGCGTGCGGCAGATCTGAAGAGCGAGTTGGCTGGGCAAAATCCGTGGACGATTCGCGGAGGCTGGAAGCTGGCGGCAGTTCCGGATGTTGGGGCGGCGGGTGAGGAGATTTCGAAGGCGGGGTTTGCGGCGAGGGGCTGGATGGCGGCCACGGTGCCGGGAACTGTGCTGACCACGATGATTGATCGCGGCATCTATCCGGACCCTGATTATGGATTGAATAACCTGGCTATTCCTGACAAGTTGGCGCGGCAGGATTACTGGTATCGGGTGGAGTTTCCTTCGGCAAAGGAGAACGCGGGCCGGAGGATGACGCTGACGTTCAACGGCATCAACTATGCAGCGGAAGTGTGGTTGAACGGGCAGAGGCTGGGCGATGTGAAGGGCGCGTTTATCCGCGGCAGCTTTGATGTGACCGATGAGCTGGCGAAGAGCGGAATGAATGCACTGGCGGTGAAGGTGAGCCCGCCGCCGCATCCGGGGCTGGCGCAGGAAGAGTCGATCAAGGCAGGGCCGGGCGATAACGGCGGGATCCAGATGCTGGATGGGCCGACGTTTTTAGCGACGGAGGGATGGGACTGGATTCCTACGATTCGCGACCGCAACACGGGTATCTGGCAGGATGTGACGCTGAGAGCCGAAGGCCCGGTGAGCGTAGGCGATGTGAACGTGATCACGACGCTGCCGAAGGCGGATAACAGCGAAGCGGATATTGAGATTGAAGCGCCGCTGGTGGATACGAATGACAAGGGAGTGGAAGGCGAGCTGACGGCGAGCTTCGACGATGTGAAGGTGACGAAGCATCTGCGCATCGGGCCGGGCGAGACGGTGGTGCGGCTCACGCCTGCGGAGTTTCCGCAGTTGAAGGTGCAGAACCCGAAGCTGTGGTGGCCGAATGGATATGGCGATCCGGCGCTGCACCACCTCACGGTTAGCTTCGCGCAGGCGGGTGTGGGGATTGATTCGGAGCAGGAGGTTGATTTTGGAATGCGCGAGGTCAGCTATGAGTTGTCGCTGCTCGATCAGACGGGACACATGCGCCGGGTGGAGGTGCTGCCGAGCCGCACGCATGACCAAGAGTTGCCGCTGATTAACGGGAGACACGAAGGGATTCGGCGGATTGATGACAAGACGCCGGACGAGGTGTTTCCCACGGGCACGCCAGGATGGCTGCGCGATCTGCTGATGCATGCGTGGGTCCAGACACTGCAGCCGGGCGCAGAGGGATCGGCGTCGGTGCGCGCGGTTGAGGGCGGATGGCCGGGAACCGATCTGGTGATCAAGGTGAACGGGGTGCGCATTGCGGCGCGCGGCGGCAACTGGGGCATGGATGACACCCGCAAGCGCGTGAGTGTTGAGAACCTGGAGCCGTACTTCCGGCTGCATCGCGACGCGCATGTGAACATGATTCGCAACTGGATGGGGCAGAACACGGAGGACAGTTTCTACGCGCTGGCCGATAAGTACGGCCTGATGGTGTGGAACGACTTCTGGGAGTCGACGCAGACTTACAATCTCGAGACGCAGGATCCGCAGCTGTTCCTGAACAACGCGCGCGATACGATTCTGCGGTACCGGCATCATCCGTCGATTGTGGTGTGGTGCGGGCGCAATGAAGGTGTGCCGCAGCCGATTTTGAACGAGGGGCTGGAGTCGCTGGCGCGCACGCTGGATCACACGCGTTACTACACGGGCAGTTCGAACATGGTGAATCTGCGCGGGTCGGGGCCATACCAGCTGGAGCCGCTGGCGATGTATTACCGCATTAATCGCGGGTTCAGTGTGGAACTGGGAATTCCTAGTGTGCCGACGCTCGAGGGCATCAAGGCGTTTATTCCTGAGGCGGATCGGTGGCCGATTTCGGATACGTGGGCGTATCACGACTGGCATCAACTGGGGAACGGTACGGTGAAGCCATTCATGGAAGCTATGGCTACGGAGTTCGGCGCACCGACCAGCCTTGAGGACTTCGAACGCAAGGCGCAGATGATTGACTATGCAGCACACCGCGCGATCTTTGAGGGTTTTGCAGCGCATTTGTGGCAGCCGAACTCGGCGCGCATGATCTGGATGACGCAGTCGGCGTGGCCCTCGATGGAGTGGAATTTTCTGGGGCACGACTACGATACGCAGTCGAGCTTTTATGGTACACAGAAGGCATGCGAGCCTGTGCATGCGCAGTTGAATCTGGAAGATGGATCGGTGGATCTGATCAATCTGAATGCGGCGAGGTCGCTGAAGGTGCGGATGCGCGTTGTGGGCCTTGACGGCAAGACGCTGAGTGATGAGACAAGCGCGGTGCAGGCTGCGGCAAATGCGCGCACGGCGGTGGCTAAGCTCGATCTGGAGAAGATTGCGGATGGGCATGCGGTGCTGGTGAAGTTCGATGTGATGGATGAGAACGGCAAGCCGGTGAGCGATAACTTTTACTGGTGGGCAAAGCAGGAGAGCACGCTGCAGGAGTTGAGCAAACTAGGCGATGCGAAGCTGACGACGAAGGCGAGTGCCGATAGCGTGGGCGGCGAGCGGCGGGTGACGGTGAAGATCAAGAATGACGGAGCAGTGCCGGCGATCTTGATCAAGCTGACCCTCACGAATGCGGTCAACGGAGAGCGGATTCTGCCGGCGTATTACAGCGAGAACTATGTTTCGATTCTGCCGGGCGAGGAGCGGTCGGTGGAGGTTGAGTTTCCGCAAGGGAGTGAGAAGCCGGCGCTTGGGATTCGAGGGTGGAATGTCGCGTCGGGCAACATTGCGGTGCAATAAAAAATGGGCCGCGGTTTCCTCAAGCCGCGGCCCGTCAGCTGCCTTCCTCGCTGCGAATTTATGGGGTGAGAGTCTCCGTTACCACTTCGATTTCTTCGCGACGCGTTGTGCCGGGGACGTCGAGAGAACCAAGCACGACGGGCCTACCGGAGGTGAGGCTTGATGTGCCCTCGAGCATGGTCTGGCGGATCACGGGGTCCGGCGCCGTGACTCCGGCCCTCTCATCAGTGATGGCGGACTGTTCGACCTTGGTGCGAAGGGCCGTTCCTTCGATGTTTGCGTCGATGTTCAGGCCTACGTCAACGTACTGAATCTGTGAATTCTGAGAGGCGGCCGCTGCGTTGTCGCCGGTCATGCCCGTGACTAAGGGCACGCGATTGCCCTGCTTCAGTATGGTCTTCCCGCCGGATGTAACGATCAGGGAGTAGTGCTTCGTGTTGGTGCGCTTGCCGTTCTCGACGTCACTGACGTTGTAGGTGACGCGATAGATCTTCTTCGGGCGGTCGAGTTCGGCAACCATTTTCTTCACGCCCTGGAGTTCCTCGGCAGTGCCGCGCACCGTGATCGCGTACTGCGTTGCGACTCCGTAGATTCGGATGCGGGTGAAGTTGTTACGCAGAGCCGTCTGGATATCGTTGAGATCGTTCTGTCCGGTCACGTTGGAGAGATAGATGGTTTCGGATGTTTCGGGGCCTCGCGGCTCAGGGCCTTTCGACTCCGTGTTTGTTGATTGCGCGTTTACAGCGCATGGGAAGGTAATCGCAGTCAGTGCGCATGCGGTGAACACGCATTGAGCCATACGCGACCTCAGCAAGGTCATTTCCTGCCTCCAAAAGCCGTTCATCAGAGGGACGCTCCGTTGCGGCCATTCGTCCTCTCATCCGATAAGACGCGAAGATCGGGATTTCGCTCAAGAATGTTCGCGGGTGCTCGATGTTGTCACAGGGAAGAGGCTCTGCTATGGTTCGTGGGAACGATATCGCGCAGCCAAATACGGGGTGAAATGAACGCAGGGCCGCGCCTTGTTCAGGTGTTCGCCGCCGCAAGGTCGGCAGGAGTTTTCGATGTTGTCTGCATTGATTGCCCGTTTTCTTTGCTTTGGTTCCCGTTCGACAAGAATCATTCATACTTTCGCTGTTCTTGTACTTCTTCCCGCAACGATGTTCGGAAAGATACTGGTGCTGTGGCAGCCGGGATTTCCGACGGTGGGCAGTGAGCCGATGGACCGCGCGGTGCTTGCGCGCGCACTCGATGGGATGAATGCATCCTTCGTCGATCTCAAAGGGCTGAAGGCTGCGGGCGCTCTTGATCATGCGGACCTGCTGGTTCTGCCGTACGGTTCGGCTGCTCCTGTTGATGCATGGAGCGCTATCGAACATTACCTGCATAGTGGGGGCAATCTGCTGATCGTGGGAGGTCAGCCGCTGCAGGTTCCTGTGGTGCAAGCCGGCGAGAACTTCGAGCAGTTGCGCGCGCAGAACTCGTATGCCGGTGAGGTTGGGTTTCGGAACACATATGAGGTGCCGGTGGCGGCCGGCGCGCAATTCAAGTGGCGCGATGGCTACGCGCTGGGGGCTGCGCCGAAGATTCGCGCGCGGAAGTTCTTTGCGGTGGAAGGGCATCTCGACGGGCTGGGCTACATGGCGGACAAGGACGGTTTGCTCGTGGCCGCGCCGGTGATTGTTGACGACCACGTGGAAGGCGCGATGAGTGGAAGTCGTATTGTGGCGCTCGACATCGAACCGGAGGCCGGCTATTGGGGAT from the Occallatibacter riparius genome contains:
- a CDS encoding sugar porter family MFS transporter, with the translated sequence MQSGAQVTSLSDDKKLARYNRFLLLVAGLGGLLYGIDVGIVGGAVPYLEATSHLSPGELSIIVAAVLLGSVFSTLFAGILADWMGRKPLMIVSGVAFTVSIPVIALSQSYSALFFGRLLQGMSGGLVGVVIPLYLAECLSADKRGRGTAVFQWMLTLGIFAAAIIGVLVSYHVDSVARIGSADAIFQVKDHAWRSIFWMSMPPGILFVITSFFISESPRWLFRRGKQDQAHAALLRSRTADQAALELREMGDIASEAASKTTSHGRREPLFQRRFILPFLLACVILSCNTATGINSIVGFNTNILISSGLSDVQAHWGYVLFTMMNFLFTTVGMTLVDKKGRKFLFLLGTSGIIVSLSVAALLFMRSEKNRVDVAAAVQPLVTSDQKLTFHMDEQATRSLSVTPTGAQSLWIVYSYGDFTGSTIPVTLGDSASAVDVNRGAALPGGKVQAFFQNPFADLDAARTAPLHIDHAFVQPIPSAANGWLMAICLYLFVAFYATGPGVCVWLALSELMPTRIRSNGMSIALVLNQLVSTTLAAVFLPVVGKHGYSSMFFVFVGCTVVYFLTVLLFLPETKGKTLEEIEKHFETA
- a CDS encoding ROK family protein, which produces MSASFSTFVLTYDVGGSHVSAGLCSLADLKVVRVAGAPLAGIDTFEAFADLLHNLGSQAAAGEHSIAGASLAVPFPFDTEAGMSLMEHKLTALYRRDLRGALAQRFGWNRDQFRFLNDAGAYLLGEVGAGAVKGAKRAVGLTLGTGIGCAFAIDGAQVTGGPGVPPGGEIWDYPYNDGTVEDLISTRAVKGEYLARTGSDLEVSAIAAAAATDPEAREVFDNFGLHLGQVLRDVIAPFHPQMVVIGGGIARSASLFLPTAEAQIDGLGFHIVQSALWDQAPLVGAAHFWREQTSEARNHAAVSTRI
- a CDS encoding glycosyl hydrolase 2 galactose-binding domain-containing protein; the protein is MLAWLSRARLDLCGFGSAVLLALSFTGGRSLPAQAPPVPQEVYGPWSAVILPDGPGLMEPAPGEWGGPSKVSKVPSQVLTGDAKWSLAFWFYATDPANSNGLTLLAGIGDPGAKDARYVAFVDGRMSLWLGRGQDRFVTAGGGVSEGWHFAVATGDGNAVALYEDGKAVASSGYSQGNVAAQLWMGPAGGEHHFGGKIAYLRIYDQVLTPEQVKHMAAEKPNFDTPEYTEASAHWPVQVRAMAGQTEPQDPMTLPRSKVAPQKPVAKALRAADLKSELAGQNPWTIRGGWKLAAVPDVGAAGEEISKAGFAARGWMAATVPGTVLTTMIDRGIYPDPDYGLNNLAIPDKLARQDYWYRVEFPSAKENAGRRMTLTFNGINYAAEVWLNGQRLGDVKGAFIRGSFDVTDELAKSGMNALAVKVSPPPHPGLAQEESIKAGPGDNGGIQMLDGPTFLATEGWDWIPTIRDRNTGIWQDVTLRAEGPVSVGDVNVITTLPKADNSEADIEIEAPLVDTNDKGVEGELTASFDDVKVTKHLRIGPGETVVRLTPAEFPQLKVQNPKLWWPNGYGDPALHHLTVSFAQAGVGIDSEQEVDFGMREVSYELSLLDQTGHMRRVEVLPSRTHDQELPLINGRHEGIRRIDDKTPDEVFPTGTPGWLRDLLMHAWVQTLQPGAEGSASVRAVEGGWPGTDLVIKVNGVRIAARGGNWGMDDTRKRVSVENLEPYFRLHRDAHVNMIRNWMGQNTEDSFYALADKYGLMVWNDFWESTQTYNLETQDPQLFLNNARDTILRYRHHPSIVVWCGRNEGVPQPILNEGLESLARTLDHTRYYTGSSNMVNLRGSGPYQLEPLAMYYRINRGFSVELGIPSVPTLEGIKAFIPEADRWPISDTWAYHDWHQLGNGTVKPFMEAMATEFGAPTSLEDFERKAQMIDYAAHRAIFEGFAAHLWQPNSARMIWMTQSAWPSMEWNFLGHDYDTQSSFYGTQKACEPVHAQLNLEDGSVDLINLNAARSLKVRMRVVGLDGKTLSDETSAVQAAANARTAVAKLDLEKIADGHAVLVKFDVMDENGKPVSDNFYWWAKQESTLQELSKLGDAKLTTKASADSVGGERRVTVKIKNDGAVPAILIKLTLTNAVNGERILPAYYSENYVSILPGEERSVEVEFPQGSEKPALGIRGWNVASGNIAVQ